The following coding sequences are from one Neovison vison isolate M4711 chromosome X, ASM_NN_V1, whole genome shotgun sequence window:
- the WDR13 gene encoding WD repeat-containing protein 13 has product MAAVWQQVLAVDARYNAYRTPTFPQFRTQYIRRRSQLLRENAKAGHPPALRRQYLRLRGQLLGQRYGPLSEPGSARAYSNSIVRSSRTTLDRMEDFEDDPRALGARGHRRSVSRGSYQLQAQMNRAVYEDRPPGSVVPTSAAEASRAMAGDTSLSENYAFAGMYHVFDQHVDEAVPRVRFANDDRHRLACCSLDGSISLCQLVPAPPTVLRVLRGHTRGVSDFAWSLSNDILVSTSLDATMRIWASEDGRCIREIPDPDSAELLCCTFQPVNNNLTVVGNAKHNVHVMNISTGKKVKGGSSKLTGRVLALSFDAPGRLLWAGDDRGSVFSFLFDMATGKLTKAKRLVVHEGSPVTSISARSWVSREARDPSLLINACLNKLLLYRVVDNEGTLQLKRSFPIEQSSHPVRSIFCPLMSFRQGACVVTGSEDMCVHFFDVERAAKAAVNKLQGHSAPVLDVSFNCDESLLASSDASGMVIVWRREQK; this is encoded by the exons ATGGCCGCGGTGTGGCAGCAGGTCTTAGCAGTAGACGCGAG GTACAACGCGTACCGCACACCAACGTTTCCACAGTTTCGGACACAGTACATCCGACGGCGCAGCCAGCTGCTGCGGGAGAATGCCAAGGCTGGGCACCCCCCAGCGCTGCGTCGGCAGTACCTGAGGCTGCGTGGGCAGCTGCTGGGCCAGCGATACGGGCCCCTCTCCGAGCCAGGCAGTGCCCGTGCCTATAGCAACAGCATCGTGCGCAGCAGCCGAACTACCCTAGACCGCATGGAG GATTTTGAGGATGATCCTCGGGCCCTAGGGGCCCGTGGGCACCGCCGTTCCGTCAGCCGAGGCTCCTACCAGCTGCAGGCACAGATGAACCGTGCTGTCTATGAGGACAG GCCCCCTGGCAGTGTGGTACCCACATCAGCAGCAGAAGCAAGCCGTGCCATGGCTGGGGACACATCACTGAGTGAGAACTACGCCTTTGCGGGCATGTACCATGTTTTCGACCAGCACGTGGATGAGGCAG TCCCAAGGGTGCGCTTTGCCAATGATGACCGGCACCGCTTGGCCTGCTGCTCCCTGGACGGCAGCATCTCCCTGTGCCAGCTGGTGCCCGCCCCGCCCACAGTGCTCCGCGTGCTGCGGGGCCACACCCGCGGTGTCTCCGACTTCGCCTGGTCTCTCTCCAACGACATCCTCGTGTCCACCTCACTCGACGCTACCATGCGCATCTGGGCCTCTGAGGACGGCCGCTGCATCCGGGAGATTCCTGATCCGGACAGCGCCGAACTGCTCTGCTGCACCTTCCAGCCGGTCAACAACAACCTTACAGTG GTGGGGAATGCCAAGCACAACGTGCACGTCATGAACATCTCCACGGGCAAGAAAGTGAAGGGGGGCTCCAGCAAGCTGACAGGCCGGGTCCTCGCTCTGTCCTTCGATGCCCCTGGCCGGCTGCTCTGGGCAGGCGATGACCGTGGCAgtgttttctccttcctcttcgaCATGGCCACAG GGAAGCTGACCAAAGCCAAGCGACTGGTGGTGCATGAGGGGAGCCCCGTGACCAGCATCTCCGCGCGCTCCTGGGTCAGCCGCGAGGCCCGGGACCCCTCGCTGCTCATCAACGCTTGCCTGAACAAGCTGCTGCTCTACAG GGTGGTGGACAACGAGGGGACGCTGCAGCTGAAGAGAAgcttccccattgagcagagctCGCACCCTGTGCGCAGCATCTTCTGCCCCCTTATGTCCTTCCGCCAGGGGGCCTGCGTGG TGACCGGCAGTGAGGACATGTGTGTGCACTTCTTCGATGTGGAGCGGGCCGCCAAGGCTGCCGTCAACAAGCTTCAGGGCCACAGCGCCCCCGTGCTGGACGTGAGCTTCAACTGTGATGAGAGTCTGCTGGCTTCCAGCGACGCCAGCGGCATGGTCATCGTCTGGAGGCGGGAGCAGAAGTAG
- the RBM3 gene encoding RNA-binding protein 3 isoform X1 — protein sequence MSSEEGKLFVGGLNFNTDEQALEDHFSSFGPISEVVVVKDRETQRSRGFGFITFTNPEHASDAMRAMNGESLDGRQIRVDHAGKSARGTRGGAFGAHGRGRSYSRGGGDQGYGSGRYDSRPGGYGYGYGRTRDYGGRSQGGYDRYSGGNYRDNYDN from the exons ATGTCTTCTGAAGAAGGGAAGCTTTTCGTGGGAGGACTCAACTTCAACACCGACGAGCAGGCTCTTGAAGACCACTTCAGCAGCTTCGGTCCCATTTCGGAGG tGGTGGTTGTCAAGGACCGGGAGACTCAGCGATCCCGGGGTTTTGGTTTCATCACCTTCACCAATCCAGAGCATGCCTCAGATGCCATGAGAGCCATGAATGGAGAG TCTCTGGATGGTCGCCAGATCCGTGTGGATCACGCGGGCAAGTCGGCCAGGGGAACTAGAGGGGGTGCCTTTGGGGCCCATGGGCGTGGTCGCAGCTACTCTAGAG GTGGTGGGGACCAGGGCTATGGGAGTGGCAGATATGACAGTCGACCTGGAGGATATGGGTATGGATACGGAAGGACCAGAGACTATGGTGGCAG AAGCCAGGGTGGTTATGACCGCTACTCTGGAGGAAATTACAGAGACAATTACGACAACTGA
- the RBM3 gene encoding RNA-binding protein 3 isoform X2 yields the protein MSSEEGKLFVGGLNFNTDEQALEDHFSSFGPISEVVVVKDRETQRSRGFGFITFTNPEHASDAMRAMNGESLDGRQIRVDHAGKSARGTRGGAFGAHGRGRSYSRGGGDQGYGSGRYDSRPGGYGYGYGRTRDYGGSQGGYDRYSGGNYRDNYDN from the exons ATGTCTTCTGAAGAAGGGAAGCTTTTCGTGGGAGGACTCAACTTCAACACCGACGAGCAGGCTCTTGAAGACCACTTCAGCAGCTTCGGTCCCATTTCGGAGG tGGTGGTTGTCAAGGACCGGGAGACTCAGCGATCCCGGGGTTTTGGTTTCATCACCTTCACCAATCCAGAGCATGCCTCAGATGCCATGAGAGCCATGAATGGAGAG TCTCTGGATGGTCGCCAGATCCGTGTGGATCACGCGGGCAAGTCGGCCAGGGGAACTAGAGGGGGTGCCTTTGGGGCCCATGGGCGTGGTCGCAGCTACTCTAGAG GTGGTGGGGACCAGGGCTATGGGAGTGGCAGATATGACAGTCGACCTGGAGGATATGGGTATGGATACGGAAGGACCAGAGACTATGGTGGCAG CCAGGGTGGTTATGACCGCTACTCTGGAGGAAATTACAGAGACAATTACGACAACTGA